Proteins co-encoded in one Melanotaenia boesemani isolate fMelBoe1 chromosome 23, fMelBoe1.pri, whole genome shotgun sequence genomic window:
- the tmem110l gene encoding transmembrane protein 110, like → MDMYAYSGVFLVKRFLDSSPFEVTNMSDINKASPHGCDNGALTDRFGVLIQGLLAIVAFSTLMLKRFREPAGIRRPWRIWFFDTSKQAIGALFIHFANVFLSTLTKEDPCSLYLMNFLLDATLGMLVIWLAVKMVSKLVEYKQWTLLVFGEYGDPPQAAAWLGQCGVYLLIMVLEKGVISLVLLVPGWSKLQEVLLSYIANPQLELALVMLIVPFIVNSIMFWVVDSLMMRKYKTTKSLDNSCDNSSKKADSLESGEESRVLLGIETDTEEASEEEEEPTNVGPVHVQCSGGPLRPSWVMV, encoded by the exons ATGGACATGTACGCGTACAGCGGGGTCTTCTTGGTGAAACGATTCTTGGACAGTTCTCCGTTTGAAGTAACCAACATGTCTGACATTAACAAGGCGAGTCCTCACGGCTGTGATAACGGAGCTCTGACCGACAGGTTCGGTGTTTTGATTCAGGGACTTCTGGCCATCGTCGCCTTCAGTACGCTGATGT tAAAGAGGTTCCGGGAGCCTGCAGGGATCAGACGACCGTGGAGGATCTG GTTTTTTGACACATCCAAACAAGCCATTGGTGCTCTGTTCATCCACTTTGCCAATGTCTTCCTTTCAACACTCACCAAAGAGGACCCATGCTCTCT GTATTTGATGAATTTCCTGCTGGATGCCACACTGGGGATGTTGGTCATCTGGCTGGCTGTGAAGATGGTGTCCAAGCTGGTGGAGTACAAGCAGTGGACCCTGCTTGTATTTGGAGAATATG GTGACCCACCCCAGGCAGCAGCATGGCTGGGTCAGTGTGGCGTATACCTGCTCATTATGGTGCTGGAGAAAGGTGTAATCAGCTTAGTGCTGCTTGTCCCTGGATGGTCCAAA TTGCAGGAGGTGTTGCTGAGCTACATCGCTAACCCTCAGCTGGAACTGGCACTAGTCATGCTCATCGTGCCCTTTATAGTAAAC TCCATCATGTTCTGGGTGGTGGACAGCCTGATGATGAGAAAATACAAGACGACGAAGAGCTTGGATAACTCTTGTGACAACTCGTCAAAGAAAGCTGACTCACTGGAATCAGGGGAGGAGTCACGG GTCCTGCTTGGGATTGAGACGGATACAGAGGAGGCttcggaggaggaggaagagccaACCAATGTAGGACCAGTCCACGTTCAGTGCTCAGGTGGACCGCTGAGACCGAGCTGGGTGATGGTGTAA